A single window of Vibrio gazogenes DNA harbors:
- the hrpB gene encoding ATP-dependent helicase HrpB, with translation MAELLAAIADCPQVILKAPPGAGKSTGLPLALLQQKTITGKMIMLEPRRLAARNIANYLASQLGESVGETIGLRVRGMTQVSAHTRLEIVTEGVMTRMLQQDPELKGIDLLIFDEFHERNLDADISLALALEVQEALRDDLKLLIMSATLDGAALQGILPAAGYIESTGRSYPVEVYYKTPAAGGRLIETAAKEISSLFLRETGSMLVFLPGAGEIQRLAQQLDGQLAEDVLVCPLYGQLSVSQQQQAIAPAPTGKRKIVLATNIAETSLTIEGIRMVVDCGLERLAQWDPKTGISRLESVRISRASAEQRAGRAGRLAPGICLRLYSEEMLARQPMAQQPEILRADLTSLAMELAQWGCRSPLDLQWLDCPPEPALKQAESLLTRLGVTDDDGRLTEIGSAISQFGVEPRHGAMLWRAKQHGTSVAATAVMLVALLEEPLRGNANPDLHFQLNLVESGALPRSQFYLKRARKLFTKLGYSAQPLKVSHEWVAPLLAAGFPDRIALSRGQSSRYRLANGQGAMMLPDEPLADEALLVVADIVKTQQGDSRIFSAVRADQAMLQQVLPHLFTWREWFDWDDNKGRLTAEKHLCCGKLVLERQSLGEPDADKAAEALLNAVVRKGLSILPWNPAAQNLLERSRCAREWLPELGIPAMDDETLLNEAAQWLLPYMTGMKTLKALAQLDLVAALEARIGWDVKQRLDHALPTHYVVPTGSRYPIRYQQGQAPALAVKLQEMFGEQSSPRIAQGQIALVLELLSPAQRPLQITRDLAAFWQGAYREVQKEMKGRYPKHPWPDDPANHQPTKKIKKHL, from the coding sequence ATGGCTGAATTACTGGCAGCGATTGCCGATTGTCCTCAAGTGATTTTGAAAGCCCCCCCGGGGGCCGGGAAATCCACAGGTTTGCCGCTTGCTTTACTTCAGCAAAAGACCATTACCGGCAAAATGATTATGTTGGAACCACGTCGACTCGCAGCGCGGAATATTGCCAATTATCTGGCTTCACAATTGGGAGAATCAGTTGGCGAAACCATTGGACTTCGGGTTCGGGGCATGACTCAAGTGAGCGCTCATACACGACTTGAAATTGTGACCGAAGGCGTGATGACGCGGATGCTGCAACAAGATCCCGAGCTGAAAGGGATTGATTTACTGATATTTGATGAGTTTCATGAACGAAACTTAGATGCGGACATCTCACTGGCACTGGCATTAGAAGTACAAGAAGCATTACGAGACGATCTGAAATTACTGATTATGTCGGCCACGCTCGATGGCGCGGCTTTACAGGGCATATTACCGGCGGCGGGTTATATTGAATCGACAGGGCGCAGTTATCCGGTCGAAGTGTATTATAAGACGCCCGCAGCCGGGGGACGGCTGATTGAAACTGCTGCGAAAGAAATCTCATCGCTGTTTTTACGTGAAACCGGCTCGATGCTGGTCTTTTTACCTGGGGCTGGCGAGATTCAACGTCTTGCCCAACAGCTTGACGGGCAATTGGCTGAGGATGTGTTGGTGTGTCCGCTTTATGGTCAGCTTTCTGTGTCCCAGCAACAGCAGGCGATAGCACCGGCACCGACAGGCAAACGAAAAATCGTGTTGGCAACCAATATTGCTGAAACCAGTTTGACCATCGAAGGGATACGCATGGTTGTCGATTGCGGGCTTGAACGGCTTGCTCAATGGGATCCGAAAACGGGGATTAGCCGACTTGAGTCTGTGCGTATCTCACGTGCATCTGCTGAACAGCGAGCCGGACGAGCCGGGCGGTTAGCGCCCGGTATTTGTCTGCGTCTTTACAGTGAGGAAATGTTAGCCCGACAGCCGATGGCACAACAGCCGGAGATCTTACGGGCTGACCTCACTTCACTGGCGATGGAGCTGGCACAGTGGGGATGCCGTTCACCTTTGGATTTACAGTGGTTAGATTGCCCGCCAGAACCGGCACTCAAACAAGCAGAGTCGCTATTGACCCGGCTGGGAGTGACTGATGATGATGGACGACTGACTGAGATAGGCAGTGCTATTTCACAGTTCGGGGTTGAGCCGCGGCACGGGGCAATGTTATGGCGCGCCAAACAGCATGGTACGTCCGTGGCAGCGACGGCAGTGATGTTAGTGGCGTTACTCGAAGAACCGCTAAGAGGAAACGCAAATCCTGATTTGCATTTTCAACTGAACTTAGTTGAAAGTGGTGCTTTGCCTCGTAGCCAGTTTTACTTAAAACGTGCGAGGAAGTTATTCACGAAACTCGGGTATTCAGCTCAGCCGCTCAAGGTCTCGCATGAATGGGTCGCTCCTTTGCTGGCAGCTGGTTTTCCCGACCGGATTGCCTTATCGCGTGGGCAGTCTAGTCGTTATCGATTAGCCAATGGGCAGGGGGCGATGATGTTGCCAGATGAACCTCTGGCTGATGAAGCATTATTAGTCGTGGCTGACATTGTCAAAACGCAGCAGGGCGATAGTCGGATTTTTTCAGCGGTCCGTGCCGATCAAGCGATGTTGCAACAGGTACTCCCCCATTTGTTTACGTGGCGGGAATGGTTCGATTGGGATGATAATAAAGGACGACTGACCGCAGAAAAGCACCTGTGTTGTGGAAAGTTAGTGCTGGAACGCCAGTCTTTAGGTGAACCTGATGCCGATAAGGCTGCTGAAGCTTTGCTCAATGCAGTGGTGCGAAAAGGCTTATCGATTTTGCCATGGAATCCGGCCGCACAGAACTTACTTGAGCGATCGCGATGTGCACGAGAGTGGTTACCCGAGTTAGGTATTCCCGCAATGGATGATGAAACGCTGCTTAACGAAGCAGCGCAATGGCTACTGCCTTATATGACAGGGATGAAAACATTGAAGGCGTTAGCACAACTCGATTTAGTCGCAGCGCTTGAGGCGCGTATTGGGTGGGATGTGAAGCAACGACTCGACCATGCGTTGCCTACGCACTATGTGGTGCCGACGGGCTCACGCTATCCCATCCGTTATCAACAAGGACAAGCGCCGGCTCTGGCGGTGAAATTACAGGAGATGTTCGGAGAACAGTCTTCTCCTCGGATTGCCCAGGGCCAAATTGCTTTGGTGCTTGAATTACTTTCACCGGCACAAAGGCCGTTGCAAATTACCCGTGATCTGGCGGCTTTCTGGCAAGGGGCCTACCGTGAAGTACAGAAAGAGATGAAAGGCCGATATCCCAAGCATCCCTGGCCGGATGATCCAGCCAATCATCAACCGACCAAAAAGATCAAAAAACATCTGTAG
- the mrcB gene encoding penicillin-binding protein 1B produces MAAKRTGWFSKLWRIGWKVGLTLGIVIGFYGVYLNSLVSQKFEGQLFDLPTVVYARILSMSPGDEISLDALRHELDILNYRKVARPRYAGEYSASSTKIELIRRPFEFADGPEPDRHVMLYFDDNGLTRMQSLDKRQDIGFLRLEPKMLGMLEKNITEQRLFLRREQFPEVMIDALLATEDRNFYQHEGVSPFAILRALVANVRAGRTVQGGSTLTQQLAKNIFLSSQRTLVRKLQEAYMALIIDYRFSKDRILEAYLNEVYLGQNGAEEVHGFGLASRLYFGQPLQELRIDQLALLVGMVKGPSYYNPVRYPERARERRDLVLKLMLQQDILTARQYAQAVERPLDIQKNPHIARRQPAYFQQLAIELKDKVGDQFKSDKGLRVFTTLDPVSQSELEDAVQKKVPQLGKNLEAAAIAVDRQSGEIRAMVGGVRIGFDGFNRALNGRRQIGSLVKPAIYLTALNEPDKYNLATTLDDQPIRLKSDSGDIWTPKNFDHQFRGEVPLYLALAKSINIPTIKLGMSLGIPQVSDTLVDLGVDGQEIRPVPSMFLGSFSLTPIEVAQMYQTLTNSGRRSKLSALRSVIDLDGNVLYQSIPKSTQAVSQQAAWLTTYAMKRGVIEGTGRYLHNRFSWAMLAGKTGTSNDYRDSWFVGVDGREVTTIWVGRDDNKPTGLTGASGALRVYANYLQKRVPKVLHLPWPQGITMIGFDKDRHGVLSLDCDDKFKLPVWDADHTWKQRCEEGDKPLRWLRNIFEW; encoded by the coding sequence ATGGCCGCTAAACGTACAGGGTGGTTTAGTAAACTGTGGCGTATCGGATGGAAAGTCGGATTAACGCTTGGGATTGTGATTGGGTTCTATGGGGTTTATCTGAATAGTCTCGTCAGTCAGAAATTTGAGGGCCAACTTTTTGATCTTCCGACTGTTGTCTATGCCCGAATTTTATCGATGTCTCCCGGTGATGAGATCAGTTTGGACGCGCTGCGACATGAGCTGGATATTTTAAATTATCGCAAAGTGGCCCGGCCGCGTTATGCCGGAGAGTACTCGGCATCTTCAACCAAGATTGAATTGATTCGCCGTCCCTTTGAGTTTGCCGACGGGCCAGAACCGGATCGGCATGTGATGCTCTATTTTGACGATAATGGTTTAACCCGGATGCAGTCGTTGGACAAACGTCAGGATATCGGTTTCTTACGTCTGGAACCGAAGATGCTGGGAATGCTGGAGAAAAACATTACCGAGCAGCGTTTATTTTTGCGCCGGGAGCAGTTTCCGGAAGTGATGATTGATGCATTACTGGCGACGGAAGACCGGAATTTTTATCAGCATGAAGGGGTTTCGCCGTTTGCTATCCTCAGGGCTTTGGTGGCGAATGTGCGTGCAGGACGGACGGTTCAGGGGGGCAGTACGCTGACTCAACAGTTGGCGAAGAATATTTTTCTCTCTAGCCAAAGAACCCTCGTGAGAAAGCTGCAAGAAGCCTATATGGCGCTCATCATTGATTATCGTTTCAGTAAAGATCGCATTCTTGAAGCCTATCTGAATGAAGTGTATCTGGGGCAGAATGGTGCCGAAGAAGTGCACGGTTTTGGTCTTGCATCCCGTTTATATTTCGGGCAGCCATTGCAAGAATTGAGAATTGATCAATTGGCGTTACTGGTCGGTATGGTGAAAGGACCATCTTATTACAATCCTGTCCGTTATCCAGAGCGTGCCAGAGAGCGGCGTGATCTCGTGCTGAAACTGATGTTGCAACAAGATATCCTGACCGCAAGGCAGTATGCTCAGGCGGTTGAACGTCCGTTAGATATTCAGAAAAATCCGCATATTGCCAGACGTCAGCCTGCTTATTTCCAGCAACTGGCAATTGAATTGAAAGATAAAGTGGGTGACCAGTTTAAATCCGACAAAGGGCTGAGAGTATTTACCACTTTGGATCCGGTTTCTCAGTCTGAGCTCGAAGATGCCGTACAGAAGAAAGTCCCACAGTTGGGGAAAAATTTGGAAGCTGCTGCGATTGCAGTCGATCGCCAGAGTGGTGAAATCCGAGCCATGGTCGGTGGGGTTCGGATCGGGTTTGATGGCTTCAATCGGGCGCTGAATGGCCGACGGCAAATCGGGTCACTGGTGAAACCTGCCATTTACCTGACCGCATTGAACGAACCGGACAAATATAATTTGGCGACTACACTGGATGATCAGCCAATTCGTTTGAAATCTGATAGCGGTGATATCTGGACACCGAAGAATTTTGATCATCAGTTCCGCGGTGAAGTCCCGCTCTATCTGGCGTTGGCAAAGTCCATCAATATTCCAACGATTAAGTTGGGGATGTCTCTGGGCATTCCGCAGGTCAGTGATACGCTGGTGGACCTCGGTGTCGATGGGCAAGAGATTCGTCCGGTGCCTTCGATGTTTTTGGGCTCGTTTTCACTCACTCCCATTGAAGTGGCACAAATGTATCAGACGCTCACCAACTCCGGCAGACGCTCCAAGCTATCGGCATTGCGTTCGGTGATTGATCTGGATGGTAATGTCTTGTATCAGTCGATTCCGAAAAGTACGCAGGCCGTCTCACAGCAGGCGGCTTGGTTGACAACCTACGCAATGAAGCGGGGCGTGATTGAAGGAACCGGTCGGTATCTGCACAATCGTTTTTCCTGGGCGATGCTTGCCGGTAAAACCGGCACCAGTAATGACTATCGGGATAGCTGGTTTGTTGGTGTCGATGGCCGTGAAGTGACCACCATCTGGGTTGGCCGCGATGACAATAAACCAACTGGATTAACGGGGGCGAGCGGGGCTTTACGTGTGTATGCCAATTATCTGCAAAAACGCGTCCCGAAGGTCTTGCACTTGCCATGGCCGCAGGGCATCACCATGATTGGGTTTGATAAAGACCGTCATGGTGTGCTCAGTCTCGACTGTGATGATAAATTCAAACTTCCGGTATGGGATGCGGACCATACATGGAAACAACGGTGTGAAGAGGGTGATAAGCCGTTACGTTGGCTGAGAAATATTTTCGAATGGTAG
- the acnB gene encoding bifunctional aconitate hydratase 2/2-methylisocitrate dehydratase: MLEAYRKHVEERAAEGVVPKPLDAEQVSGLVELLKSPPQGEEAFILDLLENRIPPGVDEAAYVKAGFLAAVAKGEVTSPLIDRVKATELLGTMQGGYNIEPLVSFLDDETLAPTAAKALSHTLLMFDAFYDVEEKAKAGNTYAQQVLQSWADAEWFLSKESMPEKVTLTVFKVTGETNTDDLSPAQDAWSRPDIPVHALAMLKNEREGIEPDEVGKVGPVKQMEALLKDKGHPLVYVGDVVGTGSSRKSATNSVLWFMGEDIPYVPNKRAGGYVLGGKIAPIFFNTMEDAGALPIEVDVSKLNMGDVIDIYPYEGKVCEHGTDKVLAEFKLKTNVLIDEVRAGGRIPLIIGRGLTDKARESLGLEASDVFRRPSPVKDSGKGFTLAQKMVGKACGVEGIRPGTYCEPKMTTVGSQDTTGPMTRDELKDLACLGFSADLVMQSFCHTSAYPKPVDVNTHHTLPDFIMNRGGVSLRPGDGIIHSWLNRMLLPDTVGTGGDSHTRFPLGISFPAGSGLVAFAAATGVMPLDMPESVLVRFKGKMKPGITLRDLVHAIPYFAIQDGLLTVAKSGKINEFSGRILEIEGLEHLTVEQAFELSDASAERSAAGCTVKLSQESIEEYLQSNIVMLKWMASEGYGDVRTIERRVRAMQEWLDKPEMMHADDNADYAHVLEIDLDDINEPILCAPNDPDDARLLSEVQGTPIDEVFIGSCMTNIGHFRAAGKLLDNYSGQLETRLWVAPPTKMDKDQLVEEGYYGIFGRSGVRIETPGCSLCMGNQARVADKSTVMSTSTRNFPNRLGAGANVFLASAELSAVGAILGRIPTTQEYLEYAAKIDATAADTYRYLNFHKMNQYTEKADTVIFQEPA; the protein is encoded by the coding sequence GTGCTTGAAGCCTATCGTAAACACGTCGAAGAGCGTGCCGCAGAAGGAGTTGTTCCTAAACCTCTGGATGCTGAACAAGTTTCTGGTCTGGTTGAGTTATTAAAGTCTCCTCCGCAAGGAGAAGAAGCATTCATTCTTGATCTGCTTGAAAATCGTATTCCCCCTGGTGTTGATGAAGCTGCTTATGTCAAAGCTGGTTTTCTTGCTGCTGTGGCAAAAGGAGAAGTGACCTCTCCGCTGATTGACCGAGTCAAAGCAACTGAGCTGCTGGGAACGATGCAAGGTGGATACAACATCGAACCACTGGTTTCTTTTCTTGATGATGAAACATTAGCCCCTACAGCTGCGAAGGCTTTATCTCATACGCTGTTAATGTTCGATGCTTTCTATGATGTCGAAGAAAAAGCTAAAGCAGGAAATACCTATGCTCAACAGGTGCTTCAATCTTGGGCTGATGCTGAGTGGTTCTTGTCGAAAGAAAGTATGCCTGAAAAGGTAACCTTGACTGTATTTAAAGTGACCGGAGAGACCAATACTGATGATTTGTCTCCGGCACAAGATGCATGGTCTCGTCCTGATATTCCTGTTCATGCTTTAGCAATGCTCAAAAATGAGCGTGAAGGCATTGAACCCGATGAAGTTGGGAAAGTCGGCCCTGTCAAACAAATGGAAGCGCTGTTGAAAGATAAAGGACATCCACTGGTTTATGTCGGTGATGTCGTCGGGACGGGTTCCTCACGGAAGTCAGCCACGAACTCAGTGCTATGGTTTATGGGCGAAGACATTCCTTATGTACCGAACAAACGTGCGGGTGGTTATGTTCTCGGTGGTAAAATTGCACCGATTTTCTTTAACACCATGGAAGATGCGGGCGCATTGCCGATCGAAGTCGATGTTTCCAAGCTCAATATGGGCGATGTGATCGATATCTACCCCTATGAAGGCAAAGTTTGTGAACACGGTACCGATAAGGTGTTGGCTGAGTTCAAACTGAAAACCAATGTCCTGATTGATGAAGTGCGTGCCGGTGGTCGAATTCCACTCATTATCGGCCGTGGTTTAACCGATAAAGCACGTGAATCTCTTGGTCTTGAAGCATCGGATGTTTTCCGTCGTCCTTCACCAGTGAAAGACAGCGGCAAAGGCTTTACTCTGGCTCAGAAAATGGTTGGCAAAGCCTGTGGTGTTGAAGGCATTCGTCCCGGTACTTACTGTGAACCGAAAATGACAACTGTCGGATCGCAAGATACCACCGGTCCAATGACGCGCGATGAATTGAAAGATTTGGCGTGTCTCGGTTTCTCGGCTGACTTGGTGATGCAGTCATTCTGTCATACTTCGGCTTATCCGAAGCCTGTTGATGTGAATACGCATCATACCTTGCCTGATTTTATTATGAATCGCGGCGGTGTTTCGCTTCGTCCGGGTGATGGTATCATCCACTCATGGCTCAACCGTATGTTGTTACCGGATACAGTCGGAACTGGTGGTGATTCACATACTCGTTTCCCTCTGGGGATTTCTTTCCCGGCAGGGTCTGGTTTGGTTGCGTTTGCTGCTGCAACGGGTGTTATGCCGTTGGATATGCCTGAATCGGTCTTGGTGCGTTTTAAAGGTAAGATGAAGCCGGGCATTACGCTGCGTGATTTGGTTCATGCGATTCCTTATTTTGCGATTCAGGATGGTCTGCTCACGGTTGCGAAATCAGGCAAGATCAATGAATTCTCAGGCCGGATCCTCGAAATTGAAGGTCTGGAGCATTTAACTGTTGAGCAAGCGTTTGAGTTGTCTGATGCTTCCGCTGAACGGAGTGCTGCGGGTTGTACGGTGAAACTGTCTCAAGAGTCGATTGAAGAGTATCTGCAATCGAACATTGTGATGCTTAAATGGATGGCTTCTGAAGGTTATGGTGATGTGCGGACGATCGAGCGTCGTGTGCGTGCTATGCAAGAATGGCTGGATAAGCCAGAAATGATGCATGCCGACGACAATGCCGATTATGCACACGTGCTGGAAATCGATTTAGACGATATCAATGAGCCGATTTTGTGTGCACCAAACGATCCGGATGACGCCCGTTTACTGTCAGAAGTACAAGGTACACCGATTGATGAAGTCTTTATCGGTTCTTGTATGACGAACATTGGCCATTTCCGTGCCGCGGGTAAACTGCTGGATAATTACTCTGGTCAGTTGGAAACACGCTTGTGGGTAGCGCCGCCAACCAAAATGGATAAAGACCAACTGGTTGAAGAAGGCTATTACGGTATCTTTGGCCGTTCTGGCGTTCGGATCGAAACTCCTGGGTGTTCTTTGTGTATGGGGAACCAAGCCCGAGTTGCTGATAAATCAACGGTGATGTCTACTTCAACGCGTAACTTCCCGAACCGCCTTGGTGCTGGAGCGAATGTTTTCCTTGCTTCTGCGGAGCTATCAGCCGTTGGTGCAATATTAGGGCGCATTCCAACCACGCAAGAGTACCTTGAGTACGCTGCGAAAATCGATGCGACTGCTGCGGATACCTATCGTTATCTGAACTTCCATAAGATGAATCAGTATACCGAAAAAGCAGACACCGTGATTTTCCAAGAGCCTGCATAA
- a CDS encoding YacL family protein has protein sequence MEFEFRKNILLGEYYAAFNMEHAVISRFLEDELGADRTMIEQVLQLLQSAYQDDLTEQVWFGREISLKILEGEVTIFENTLTHANHHDFEDEFELYESESIATCGLDDFESMLMQWQQFTQN, from the coding sequence ATGGAATTTGAATTTAGAAAAAATATTTTATTAGGTGAGTATTACGCTGCATTTAATATGGAGCACGCAGTTATTTCCCGTTTTCTTGAAGATGAACTAGGTGCGGATCGCACAATGATTGAGCAGGTTTTACAATTGCTGCAATCCGCATATCAAGATGATCTCACTGAACAAGTCTGGTTTGGCAGAGAGATATCACTCAAGATTCTGGAAGGAGAAGTGACGATTTTTGAAAATACCCTGACACATGCCAATCATCATGATTTTGAAGATGAATTTGAGTTATATGAAAGTGAAAGTATTGCGACCTGCGGTCTCGATGATTTCGAATCGATGCTTATGCAATGGCAACAGTTTACGCAGAATTAA
- the glnK gene encoding P-II family nitrogen regulator encodes MKLINAIIKPFKLDDVREALSDVGIEGMTVSEVKGFGRQKGHTELYRGAEYQVDFLPKVKLEIATQGDNVDRVVEAIMKAAHTGKIGDGKIFVYDLSQAVRIRTGETDSEAL; translated from the coding sequence ATGAAATTAATTAATGCAATTATAAAACCTTTTAAATTAGACGATGTCCGTGAGGCCTTATCTGATGTGGGGATCGAGGGAATGACCGTCTCAGAAGTGAAGGGATTTGGTCGTCAGAAAGGCCATACCGAGCTTTATCGTGGCGCCGAGTATCAGGTTGATTTTCTACCGAAAGTTAAACTTGAAATCGCAACACAGGGAGACAATGTTGACCGTGTCGTTGAAGCCATCATGAAAGCTGCACACACAGGAAAAATCGGTGATGGTAAGATTTTTGTTTATGATCTGAGCCAGGCGGTGCGAATCCGTACCGGTGAAACAGATTCAGAAGCACTTTAA
- a CDS encoding ammonium transporter yields MELSVTVTELRYALDTFYFLISGALVMWMAAGFAMLESGLVRSKNTTEILTKNFVLYAIACTLYLIVGYHIMYVDNADGGWLPSFGGLIGSQAADADHSLESDFFFQVVFVATAMSVVSGAVAERMKLWAFLIFSVVLTGFIYPVEGYWTWGGGFLSAAGFSDFAGSGIVHMAGAAAALAGVLLLGARKGKYGKNGEVHPIPGSNMPLATLGTFILWFGWFGFNGGSQLMISDAANASAVGKIFLNTNAAASAGALAALLVCKTTWGKADLTMVLNGALAGLVAITADPLSPSPMYSVAIGAVAGVIVVFAIVALDKLKIDDPVGAISVHGVCGLFGLMAVPVSNADASFGSQLLGAVVIFAWVFGASLVVWGILKATMGIRVTEEEEMEGMDMHDCGVGAYPEFVTAK; encoded by the coding sequence ATGGAATTATCAGTAACAGTAACGGAGTTACGTTACGCGCTTGATACCTTTTACTTCCTCATTTCGGGCGCACTGGTCATGTGGATGGCTGCTGGATTTGCAATGCTGGAATCTGGTTTGGTTCGTTCAAAGAATACCACTGAGATTCTGACGAAGAACTTTGTATTATACGCAATTGCTTGTACTTTATATCTCATCGTCGGCTATCACATTATGTATGTGGATAATGCTGACGGCGGTTGGTTGCCTTCATTTGGTGGATTGATCGGCTCTCAAGCTGCAGATGCAGACCACTCTTTAGAATCAGATTTCTTCTTCCAGGTTGTGTTTGTTGCAACAGCGATGTCCGTTGTTTCTGGCGCGGTGGCTGAGCGGATGAAGCTGTGGGCATTCTTGATTTTCTCTGTGGTCCTGACTGGCTTTATCTATCCTGTTGAAGGTTATTGGACATGGGGTGGTGGTTTCCTTTCTGCTGCTGGTTTCAGTGACTTTGCAGGCTCAGGTATTGTTCACATGGCTGGTGCCGCGGCTGCTTTAGCGGGTGTTTTGCTACTGGGTGCCCGCAAAGGCAAATATGGTAAAAATGGTGAAGTTCATCCGATTCCGGGTTCAAACATGCCGTTGGCAACACTGGGAACCTTTATTTTGTGGTTCGGCTGGTTTGGTTTCAACGGCGGTTCACAGTTGATGATTTCGGATGCTGCCAATGCGTCAGCGGTCGGTAAGATCTTCTTGAATACCAATGCTGCTGCGTCAGCAGGCGCATTAGCCGCGTTATTAGTTTGTAAAACCACTTGGGGTAAAGCGGATTTAACCATGGTACTGAACGGTGCGTTGGCTGGTTTAGTTGCGATTACGGCTGATCCACTTTCTCCGTCGCCAATGTACTCGGTTGCCATTGGTGCTGTTGCCGGTGTGATTGTTGTCTTCGCGATTGTCGCGTTGGATAAATTAAAAATCGATGATCCAGTGGGTGCGATTTCAGTTCATGGTGTTTGTGGTCTGTTTGGCTTGATGGCTGTGCCTGTCAGCAATGCGGATGCATCATTTGGCTCTCAATTACTGGGTGCGGTGGTTATCTTTGCTTGGGTATTCGGAGCCAGCTTGGTTGTTTGGGGGATCCTCAAAGCAACCATGGGTATTCGTGTCACAGAAGAAGAAGAGATGGAAGGAATGGACATGCACGACTGTGGTGTCGGTGCTTATCCTGAATTCGTGACTGCGAAATAA
- the rsmC gene encoding 16S rRNA (guanine(1207)-N(2))-methyltransferase RsmC, producing the protein MSSEYFSAQNSAPSQIAERQLSYFQGKHLLVAGEIEDQFPLQLRQTCQSVAIFTTHYGYYRQIADDSNVTAYFGAILSDDCHADMVLLYWPKAKQEAEYLLAMLMTKLGPGTEIVVVGENRSGIKSVETLFASYGIIRKYDAARRCSFYWGECSQTPEQFNMQEWFKTYTVNYQQKALIVKSLPGVFSHGELDLGSQLLLDNLSDMHGDVLDFGCGAGVIGTVIAAQYPSVTLSMCDVSALAIESSKATLAANGLSGHVFPSDIYSDVTDRYDHLISNPPFHSGLGTSYHASETFLTQSPHYLKPQGKLSIVANSFLKYPPLIEQALGNCDTLAKTNKFAVYQASN; encoded by the coding sequence ATGTCGAGCGAATATTTCTCAGCACAGAATTCAGCCCCAAGCCAAATTGCTGAACGTCAACTCTCCTATTTTCAGGGAAAACATCTTCTGGTTGCAGGCGAGATCGAAGATCAGTTTCCCCTGCAACTGCGACAGACCTGTCAGTCTGTCGCCATCTTTACCACACACTATGGCTACTATCGGCAGATCGCGGACGATTCAAACGTTACGGCCTACTTTGGCGCGATATTAAGTGATGACTGTCATGCCGATATGGTATTGCTCTACTGGCCAAAAGCGAAGCAGGAAGCAGAATACCTGCTTGCGATGCTCATGACCAAACTCGGTCCGGGCACTGAAATTGTGGTGGTCGGTGAGAATCGCTCCGGTATAAAAAGCGTTGAAACATTATTCGCATCCTACGGAATCATTCGTAAATATGATGCGGCACGTCGCTGCTCTTTCTACTGGGGAGAATGTAGCCAGACGCCGGAGCAGTTCAATATGCAAGAGTGGTTTAAAACTTACACCGTCAATTATCAGCAAAAAGCGCTCATCGTAAAAAGTCTGCCCGGGGTGTTCAGCCATGGAGAGTTAGATCTTGGCAGTCAGCTATTGTTAGATAATCTATCCGACATGCATGGCGATGTCTTAGATTTCGGATGTGGTGCCGGTGTCATTGGTACTGTCATTGCCGCACAATATCCATCAGTCACCCTATCGATGTGTGATGTCAGTGCATTGGCGATTGAATCCAGTAAAGCAACGCTGGCTGCAAACGGGCTGAGTGGTCACGTTTTCCCATCAGATATCTACTCAGATGTGACCGATCGTTATGATCATCTCATCAGTAACCCACCGTTTCATTCCGGACTGGGGACAAGTTATCATGCCAGTGAAACATTCCTGACTCAGTCCCCTCATTATCTGAAACCACAAGGCAAGTTATCGATTGTTGCCAACAGTTTCCTTAAATATCCCCCACTGATTGAACAAGCTCTGGGGAACTGTGACACGCTAGCTAAAACCAATAAGTTCGCCGTTTACCAAGCAAGCAATTAA